A single window of Desulfobacterales bacterium DNA harbors:
- the hisB gene encoding imidazoleglycerol-phosphate dehydratase HisB, which translates to MENAAVRTGQVHRKTKETEISLSLTLDGRGKADIASGIGFMDHMLTLFAVHGFFDLTVSGSGDTEVDDHHMVEDLGICLGQALKKALGDFSGIRRYGTALVPMDETLARVVLDISNRPYLYCDVPVPVQKVGSFDTQLTKEFLRALALHGGLTLHAELLHGENSHHIIEAVFKALGRALAQATGPEPRARGALSSKGTL; encoded by the coding sequence ATGGAGAACGCGGCCGTCCGGACCGGCCAGGTCCATCGAAAGACCAAGGAAACCGAGATCAGTCTGTCCCTGACCCTGGACGGCCGGGGCAAGGCCGATATTGCCAGCGGTATCGGCTTTATGGATCATATGCTGACCCTGTTTGCGGTGCATGGTTTTTTCGACCTGACAGTGAGCGGCAGCGGGGATACCGAGGTGGATGACCACCACATGGTGGAGGATCTGGGTATCTGCCTGGGTCAGGCCCTGAAAAAGGCGCTGGGCGATTTCAGCGGTATCCGCCGCTACGGCACGGCCCTGGTGCCCATGGACGAAACCCTGGCCCGGGTGGTGCTGGACATCTCCAACCGTCCCTATCTCTACTGTGACGTGCCTGTTCCTGTCCAGAAAGTCGGCAGTTTCGACACCCAGCTGACCAAGGAGTTCCTGCGGGCCCTGGCCCTGCACGGCGGCCTGACCCTGCACGCGGAACTCCTGCATGGCGAAAACAGCCACCATATTATCGAGGCCGTGTTCAAGGCCCTGGGCCGGGCCCTGGCCCAGGCAACCGGCCCGGAGCCGCGGGCCCGGGGGGCACTCTCCTCAAAGGGGACACTGTAG
- a CDS encoding ARMT1-like domain-containing protein — translation MQTSPECTPCLLRQIRYAARLATDDPELEKKVIAQASALLPSLDPEISPPENAIAIYGMISRVSGNCDPFAALKRASNESATALRPELEQRIVAAADPLLAAIRLAVAGNIIDYGSHHDFDIETTVNNCLDRELVRDHYQKFRHDLSRVPEGGTILYLGDNCGELVFDGMVIKMLADMGKRVVLALKEKAIINDALVTDGRELGLDEHCIIISNGTACPGTPLKNCSAELQHFFRTADLIISKGQGNFETLSDTPGPVYFLLTVKCPVVARHLAGPGFDCPQLTGKGEPVLLRHRRWQG, via the coding sequence ATGCAGACCTCGCCTGAATGCACCCCTTGTCTCCTGCGGCAGATCCGCTATGCGGCAAGGCTTGCCACCGACGACCCGGAACTGGAAAAAAAGGTCATTGCCCAGGCATCGGCCCTGCTCCCCTCCCTTGATCCGGAAATTTCGCCGCCGGAAAACGCGATTGCCATCTATGGGATGATCAGCCGGGTATCCGGCAATTGCGACCCCTTTGCCGCCCTGAAGCGGGCATCCAATGAATCCGCTACCGCCTTGCGGCCGGAACTGGAGCAGCGGATCGTGGCGGCCGCCGACCCCCTGCTTGCCGCGATCAGGCTGGCGGTTGCCGGCAATATCATCGATTACGGCAGCCACCATGATTTTGACATTGAGACGACCGTCAACAACTGCCTGGACCGGGAGTTGGTCCGGGACCATTACCAGAAATTCCGGCACGACCTGTCCCGGGTACCTGAAGGCGGGACCATCCTCTACCTGGGGGACAACTGCGGCGAACTGGTCTTTGACGGGATGGTGATCAAGATGCTCGCGGACATGGGCAAACGGGTGGTGCTGGCATTAAAGGAAAAAGCGATCATCAACGACGCCCTGGTAACGGACGGCCGGGAACTGGGCCTGGATGAGCACTGCATCATCATCAGCAACGGCACCGCCTGCCCGGGCACCCCGCTTAAAAACTGCAGCGCGGAGTTGCAGCATTTTTTCAGGACCGCCGACCTGATCATCAGCAAGGGCCAGGGCAATTTCGAGACCCTGTCCGACACCCCGGGACCGGTCTACTTCCTGCTCACGGTAAAATGTCCGGTGGTGGCCCGCCACCTGGCCGGACCGGGGTTCGACTGCCCGCAACTTACCGGAAAGGGCGAGCCGGTGCTGCTTCGGCACCGGCGGTGGCAGGGGTAA